From a single Eleginops maclovinus isolate JMC-PN-2008 ecotype Puerto Natales chromosome 2, JC_Emac_rtc_rv5, whole genome shotgun sequence genomic region:
- the prickle1a gene encoding prickle-like protein 1a, whose translation MSLAGASVSAAGFQGGARQRDLMMEHKVSKLTSGFQRSSTSDDDSGCALEEYAWVPPGLRPEQVQLYFSCLPEDKTPYVNSPGEKFRIKQLLYQLPPHDNEVRYCQSLSEEEKKELLMFSVQRKKEALGRGTVKLLPRNLLNSICEHCGENINGGEMAVFSSRAGPGLCWHPACFACSTCSELLVDLIYFYHDGKIHCGRHHAELLKPRCSACEEIIFADECTEAEGRHWHMKHFACFECETILGGQRYIMKDGRPYCCGCFESLYAEYCEACGEHIGVDHAQMTYDGLHWHATESCFSCAQCKNSLLGCPFLPHQGRIYCSKACSLGEDMHASDSSDSAFQSARSRESRRSVRMGKSSRSADQCRQSLLFSPSVNYKFPGMSENAEDTLTNKLAHVNLSDEHFWRGRGEETEAPDDQEEEWAEHEDYMTQLLLKFGEHGVFQQANESRPTDFWITQKDAKSKQESSKSGHVDGGERGSLASKKYQADMYWAQSQDGLGDSAYGSHPGPASSRKIQELELDQGAGAGFQAEEPQWYNDSLECITDEFKKTDQSVRDSMDSLALSNITGASVDGDSKDRPSVYSLQGFHDLEADDCEKTSNMGTLNSSMLHRSANSLKSLVSEPEEENVPEEEVILPDIRPKPHVPAIRRTRSQSRQQQVKFSDDVVDNGHYCDVPVRQPPMSERTRRRVYHFEEQGQELQSGRQHHQHRRHRSRKSRSDNALNLLPKEKAKIYQKFDHRGNALGPKAHQAFQGHQNPAAMSDYGLQGPAMGRFLELYGEDDDWCSTCSSSSSDSEEEGFFLGQPIPQPRPHRHYYTEDLPSPVAGMSAPSYGLRTKSKKKKGHKGKNCIIS comes from the exons ATGAGCCTGGCGGGTGCGTCAGTGTCGGCGGCTGGCTTTCAAGGCGGGGCACGCCAGAGAGACTTGATGATGGAGCACAAAGTCAGTAAGCTGACCTCCGGCTTCCAACGCAGCTCCACCTCCGATGATGACTCAGGCTGTGCGCTGGAGGAATATGCCTGGGTACCACCTGGACTTAGGCCTGAACAG GTCCAGTTATATTTCTCCTGTCTGCCTGAGGATAAGACCCCCTATGTGAACAGTCCGGGAGAGAAGTTTAGAATCAAGCAGCTCCTCTACCAACTTCCACCACACGATAATGAG GTGCGTTACTGCCAGTCCCTcagtgaggaggagaagaaggagctTCTTATGTTCAGTGTCCAGAGGAAAAAGGAAGCACTGGGGAGGGGCACAGTGAAACTGCTGCCTCGAAATCTTCTGAACAGCATTTGTGAACAT TGCGGTGAAAACATCAATGGTGGAGAAATGGCAGTGTTTTCCTCGAGGGCGGGTCCTGGGCTGTGCTGGCACCCGGCATGTTTTGCCTGCTCCACATGCAGCGAACTGCTGGTGGATTTGATCTACTTCTACCATGATGGAAAGATCCACTGTGGAAGGCATCATGCTGAGCTACTCAAACCGCGCTGCTCAGCCTGTGAAgag ATTATCTTCGCTGATGAGTGCACAGAGGCAGAGGGACGCCATTGGCACATGAAGCATTTCGCCTGCTTTGAATGTGAGACAATCCTGGGGGGCCAGCGCTACATCATGAAGGACGGCAGACCATACTGTTGTGGCTGCTTTGAGTCACTTTACGCAGAGTACTGTGAGGCCTGTGGGGAACACATTG GCGTTGATCATGCTCAGATGACCTATGATGGTCTGCACTGGCATGCCACTGAAAGCTGCTTCAGCTGTGCCCAGTGTAAGAACTCTCTTTTGGGCTGCCCCTTTCTGCCACACCAGGGTCGGATTTACTGCTCCAAGGCCTGCAGTCTTGGGGAAGACATGCATGCCTCTGACTCCTCAGACTCTGCTTTCCAGTCAGCACGTTCACGGGAATCCCGCCGCAGTGTGCGCATGGGCAAGAGCAGTCGTTCAGCTGACCAATGCCGACAGTCCCTCCTTTTCTCACCATCTGTCAACTATAAGTTCCCTGGTATGAGTGAAAACGCGGAAGACACCTTGACCAACAAGCTTGCCCATGTGAACCTATCAGATGAGCATTTCTGGAGGGGACGTGGTGAGGAGACCGAGGCACCTGATgaccaggaggaggagtgggcagAGCATGAAGACTACATGACTCAGCTGCTATTAAAGTTTGGGGAACATGGAGTCTTCCAGCAAGCAAATGAATCCAGACCTACAGATTTCTGGATCACCCAAAAGGATGCCAAGTCCAAGCAGGAGTCATCGAAATCTGGCCATGTTGATGGAGGAGAAAGGGGGAGCCTGGCCAGTAAGAAGTACCAGGCTGATATGTACTGGGCCCAGTCACAGGACGGACTAGGGGACTCGGCATATGGTAGTCATCCGGGTCCAGCAAGCAGCAGAAAGATCCAGGAGTTGGAGCTTGATCAAGGGGCTGGAGCAGGCTTCCAGGCAGAAGAGCCCCAATGGTATAATGACTCTTTGGAGTGCATCACAGACGAGTTCAAGAAGACAGATCAGAGTGTCCGAGACTCTATGGACTCACTGGCACTCTCAAATATAACCG GGGCCTCGGTTGATGGTGATAGTAAAGATAGACCTTCGGTATATTCCCTGCAAGGCTTCCATGACCTGGAGGCAGACGACTGTGAGAAAACAAGTAATATGGGAACCCTCAACTCTTCTATGCTACACAGAAGTGCAAATTCCTTAAAGAGCCTTGTGTCTGAGCCGGAGGAGGAAAATGTTCCAGAAGAAGAGGTGATTCTCCCAGATATCAGGCCCAAACCTCATGTCCCTGCCATAAGGAGGACTCGTTCACAATCTAGGCAGCAGCAAGTCAAGTTCTCTGATGACGTGGTGGACAATGGCCACTACTGCGATGTCCCAGTGCGCCAACCACCTATGAGTGAACGAACTCGCCGGCGAGTGTACCACTTTGAGGAGCAGGGCCAGGAACTTCAGAGCGGTCGCCAACATCACCAACACCGGAGGCATCGCAGTCGCAAATCTCGCTCTGACAATGCTCTTAATCTTCTGCCAAAGGAAAAGGCCAAAATTTACCAGAAATTCGACCATAGAGGGAATGCCCTTGGACCAAAGGCGCACCAAGCCTTCCAAGGCCACCAGAATCCTGCTGCCATGTCTGACTATGGGCTACAGGGTCCAGCCATGGGGAGGTTCTTGGAGCTGTATGGAGAGGATGATGACTGGTGCTCAACATGCTCTTCTTCGTCATCGGATTCTGAGGAGGAAGGATTTTTCCTGGGTCAGCCCATCCCTCAGCCCAGGCCCCATAGACATTACTACACTGAGGACTTACCTAGTCCTGTGGCAGGCATGTCTGCTCCTTCGTATGGCCTACGGACTAAGTCCAAAAAGAAGAAAGGGCACAAGGGGAAAAACTGTATAATATCATAG